One segment of Carya illinoinensis cultivar Pawnee chromosome 13, C.illinoinensisPawnee_v1, whole genome shotgun sequence DNA contains the following:
- the LOC122292448 gene encoding DAR GTPase 2, mitochondrial isoform X1, whose protein sequence is MATATLVRRMGTAVKQAAKKGSSGGGWYGPHMAAASRAIAERIPLVDLVLEVRDARIPLSSEYEQLRDYTSSSRKIIVMNKMDLANRSQIKEWISYFGQQNCICYAVNSHNKQNIKEFLNFLQARVRELKKTNPYSYTTTIMLVGIPNVGKSALANALHQIGRISATEKGKLKHATVSPHPGETKDISSLKIGSHPNVYVLDTPSVLPPEILDDEVCSKLALTGSIRDCLVGEREIAQYFLAILNLSDEYKKWAKLTVNKDDRTFLDHKAECLSSPQLGKKQKRQYPTDHTQDFIVHDVRRTLFESISSFHGNMEDEKDLSRLIETQFTSLLEAFRIPMEVGEEAQNKVAAKLLDLYRTGRLGHYTLDPIPRDTQWPF, encoded by the exons ATGGCAACGGCTACTCTGGTAAGGCGAATGGGCACTGCCGTAAAGCAAGCAGCCAAGAAAGGGTCAAGTGGTGGAGGATGGTACGGCCCTCACATGGCGGCGGCCTCTCGTGCTATCGCCGAACGGATTCCACTTGTTGATCTTGTTCTTGAAGTCAGAGATGCCAGG ATTCCATTATCATCAGAATATGAGCAATTGAGAGACTACACATCTTCGTCAAGGAAGATCATAGTGATGAACAAGATGGACCTTGCAAATCGGTCTCAAATTAAG GAGTGGATAAGCTACTTCGGGCAACAAAACTGCATTTGTTATGCAGTCAATTCACATAATAAACAGAATATAAAGGAG TTCTTGAATTTTTTACAAGCCCGGGTCAGagaattgaagaagacaaatcCTTATAGTTATACCACAACAATAATGCTTGTTGGGATTCCAAATGTTGGTAAGTCAGCCCTTGCCAACGCTTTACATCAAATTGGGAGGATTAGTGCCACAG AGAAAGGAAAGTTGAAGCATGCAACAGTGAGTCCACATCCAGGCGAGACGAAAGATATCAGCAGCTTGAAg ATTGGTAGCCATCCCAATGTTTATGTGTTGGACACCCCAAGTGTTTTGCCACCTGAAATTCTGGACGATGAGGTTTGCTCGAAGTTAGCTTTAACAG GATCAATCAGAGATTGCTTAGTAGGAGAAAGGGAAATTGCTCAATATTTTCTGGCTATTCTGAACTTAAGTGATGAATATAAGAAATGGGCAAAGTTGACCGTGAATAAGGACGACAGAACATTCTTAGACCACAAAGCAGAGTGTTTAAGCAGCCCTCAGTTGGGCAAGAAACAGAAAAGGCAATACCCCACAGATCACACGCAG GATTTCATCGTGCATGATGTTCGTCGAACTCTCTTTGAGTCAATTTCATCTTTCCATGGTAATATGGAAGATGAAAAGGATCTTTCAAGGCTTATTGAGACCCAGTTCACTTCATTGCTTGAAGCTTTTCGGATTCCCATGGAAGTTGGTGAAGAAGCTCAAAACAAAGTTGCAGCCAAGTTACTGGATCTATATCGTACTGGGCGCCTAGGACATTATACTTTAGATCCCATTCCCCGGGACACCCAGTGGCCCTTTTAG
- the LOC122292448 gene encoding DAR GTPase 2, mitochondrial isoform X2, with the protein MATATLVRRMGTAVKQAAKKGSSGGGWYGPHMAAASRAIAERIPLVDLVLEVRDARIPLSSEYEQLRDYTSSSRKIIVMNKMDLANRSQIKEWISYFGQQNCICYAVNSHNKQNIKEFLNFLQARVRELKKTNPYSYTTTIMLVGIPNVEKGKLKHATVSPHPGETKDISSLKIGSHPNVYVLDTPSVLPPEILDDEVCSKLALTGSIRDCLVGEREIAQYFLAILNLSDEYKKWAKLTVNKDDRTFLDHKAECLSSPQLGKKQKRQYPTDHTQDFIVHDVRRTLFESISSFHGNMEDEKDLSRLIETQFTSLLEAFRIPMEVGEEAQNKVAAKLLDLYRTGRLGHYTLDPIPRDTQWPF; encoded by the exons ATGGCAACGGCTACTCTGGTAAGGCGAATGGGCACTGCCGTAAAGCAAGCAGCCAAGAAAGGGTCAAGTGGTGGAGGATGGTACGGCCCTCACATGGCGGCGGCCTCTCGTGCTATCGCCGAACGGATTCCACTTGTTGATCTTGTTCTTGAAGTCAGAGATGCCAGG ATTCCATTATCATCAGAATATGAGCAATTGAGAGACTACACATCTTCGTCAAGGAAGATCATAGTGATGAACAAGATGGACCTTGCAAATCGGTCTCAAATTAAG GAGTGGATAAGCTACTTCGGGCAACAAAACTGCATTTGTTATGCAGTCAATTCACATAATAAACAGAATATAAAGGAG TTCTTGAATTTTTTACAAGCCCGGGTCAGagaattgaagaagacaaatcCTTATAGTTATACCACAACAATAATGCTTGTTGGGATTCCAAATGTTG AGAAAGGAAAGTTGAAGCATGCAACAGTGAGTCCACATCCAGGCGAGACGAAAGATATCAGCAGCTTGAAg ATTGGTAGCCATCCCAATGTTTATGTGTTGGACACCCCAAGTGTTTTGCCACCTGAAATTCTGGACGATGAGGTTTGCTCGAAGTTAGCTTTAACAG GATCAATCAGAGATTGCTTAGTAGGAGAAAGGGAAATTGCTCAATATTTTCTGGCTATTCTGAACTTAAGTGATGAATATAAGAAATGGGCAAAGTTGACCGTGAATAAGGACGACAGAACATTCTTAGACCACAAAGCAGAGTGTTTAAGCAGCCCTCAGTTGGGCAAGAAACAGAAAAGGCAATACCCCACAGATCACACGCAG GATTTCATCGTGCATGATGTTCGTCGAACTCTCTTTGAGTCAATTTCATCTTTCCATGGTAATATGGAAGATGAAAAGGATCTTTCAAGGCTTATTGAGACCCAGTTCACTTCATTGCTTGAAGCTTTTCGGATTCCCATGGAAGTTGGTGAAGAAGCTCAAAACAAAGTTGCAGCCAAGTTACTGGATCTATATCGTACTGGGCGCCTAGGACATTATACTTTAGATCCCATTCCCCGGGACACCCAGTGGCCCTTTTAG